From Piliocolobus tephrosceles isolate RC106 chromosome 16, ASM277652v3, whole genome shotgun sequence, the proteins below share one genomic window:
- the VAT1 gene encoding synaptic vesicle membrane protein VAT-1 homolog, which translates to MVLNRSGMWQEEVTVPSVQTFLMPEAMTFEEAAALLVNYITAYMVLFDFGNLRPGHSVLVHMAAGGVGMAAVQLCRTVENVTVFGTASAGKHEALKENGVTHPIDYHTTDYVDEIKKISPKGVDIVMDPLGGSDTAKGYNLLKPMGKVVTYGMANLLTGPKRNLMALARTWWNQFSVTALQLLQANRAVCGFHLGYLDGEVELVTGVVTRLLALYNQGHIKPHVDSVWPFEKVADAMKQMQEKKNVGKVLLVPGPEKEN; encoded by the exons ATGGTGTTGAACCGGTCAGGGATGTGGCAGGAAGAGGTGACTGTGCCCTCGGTCCAGACCTTCCTGATGCCTGAGGCCATGACCTTTGAGGAAGCTGCTGCTTTGCTCGTCAATTACATTACAGCCTACATGGTCCTCTTTGACTTCGGCAACCTACGGCCTGGCCACAGCGTCTTGGTACACATGGCTGCAG GGGGTGTGGGAATGGCTGCCGTGCAGCTGTGCCGTACGGTGGAGAATGTGACAGTGTTCGGAACGGCCTCGGCCGGCAAGCACGAGGCACTGAAGGAGAATGGAGTCACACATCCCATCGACTATCACACGACTGACTATGTGGATGAGATCAAGAAGATTTCCCCTAAAG GAGTGGACATCGTCATGGACCCTCTGGGCGGGTCAGATACTGCCAAGGGCTACAACCTCCTGAAACCCATGGGCAAAGTCGTCACCTATG GAATGGCCAACCTGCTGACGGGCCCCAAACGGAACCTGATGGCCCTGGCCCGGACATGGTGGAATCAATTCAGCGTGACAGCTCTGCAGCTGCTGCAGGCTAACCGGGCTGTATGTGGCTTCCACCTGGGCTACCTGGATGGTGAAGTGGAACTGGTCACTGGTGTGGTGACCCGCCTCCTGGCTTTGTACAACCAGGGCCACATCAAGCCCCACGTTGACTCAGTCTGGCCTTTCGAGAAG gTGGCCGATGCCATGAAACAGATGCAGGAGAAGAAGAATGTGGGCAAGGTCCTCCTGGTTCCAGGGCCAGAGAAGGAGAACTAG
- the RND2 gene encoding rho-related GTP-binding protein RhoN — translation MEGQSGRCKIVVVGDAECGKTALLQVFAKDAYPGSYVPTVFENYTASFEIDKRRIELNMWDTSGSSYYDNVRPLAYPDSDAVLICFDISRPETLDSVLKKWQGETQEFCPNAKVVLVGCKLDMRTDLATLRELSKQRLIPVTHEQGTVLAKQVGAVSYVECSSRSSERSVRDVFHVATVASLGRGHRQLRRTDSRRGMQRSTQLSGRPDRGNEGEIHKDRAKSCNLM, via the exons ATGGAGGGGCAGAGCGGCCGCTGCAAGATCGTGGTGGTGGGAGACGCAGAGTGCGGCAAGACGGCGCTGCTGCAGGTGTTCGCCAAGGACGCCTATCCCGGG AGTTATGTCCCCACCGTGTTTGAGAACTACACCGCGAGCTTTGAGATCGACAAGCGCCGCATTGAGCTCAACATGTGGGACACTTCAG GTTCCTCTTACTATGATAATGTCCGGCCTCTGGCCTATCCTGATTCTGATGCTGTGCTCATCTGCTTCGACATTAGCCGACCAGAAACACTGGACAGTGTTCTCAAGAAG TGGCAAGGAGAGACTCAAGAGTTTTGCCCCAATGCCAAGGTTGTGCTGGTTGGCTGTAAACTGGACATGCGGACTGACCTGGCCACACTGAGGGAGCTGTCCAAGCAGAGGCTTATCCCTGTTACACATGAGCAG GGCACTGTGCTGGCCAAGCAGGTGGGGGCTGTGTCCTACGTTGAGTGCTCCTCCAGGTCCTCTGAGCGCAGCGTCAGGGATGTCTTCCATGTGGCCACAGTGGCCTCCCTTGGCCGTGGCCATAGGCAGCTGCGCCGAACTGACTCACGCCGGGGAATGCAGCGATCCACTCAGCTGTCAGGACGGCCAGACCGGGGGAATGAGGGCGAGATACACAAGGATCGAGCCAAGAGCTGCAACCTCATGTGA